A DNA window from Aythya fuligula isolate bAytFul2 chromosome 4, bAytFul2.pri, whole genome shotgun sequence contains the following coding sequences:
- the SEPTIN11 gene encoding septin-11 isoform X2: MAVAVGRPANDDLRNLSLSGHVGFDSLPDQLVNKSTSQGFCFNILCVGETGIGKSTLMDTLFNTKFESEPATHNEPGVRLKARSYELQESNVRLKLTIVDTVGFGDQINKDDSYKPIVEYIDAQFEAYLQEELKIKRSLFNYHDTRIHACLYFIAPTGHSLKSLDLVTMKKLDSKVNIIPIIAKADTIAKNELHKFKSKIMSELVSNGVQIYQFPTDEETVAEINATMSVHLPFAVVGSTEEVKIGNKMAKARQYPWGVVQVENENHCDFVKLREMLIRVNMEDLREQTHTRHYELYRRCKLEEMGFKDTDPDSKPFSLQETYEAKRNEFLGELQKKEDEMRQMFVMRVKEKEAELKEAEKDLHEKFDHLKRTHQEEKKKVEDKKKELEEELNNFQKKKAAAQLLQSQAQQAGSQQTKKDKDKKNASFT; this comes from the exons AACGATGACCTTAGGAACCTGTCCCTCTCCGGCCACGTGGGCTTCGACAGCCTCCCTGATCAGCTGGTCAACAAGTCAACGTCACAGGGCTTCTGCTTCAACATCCTCTGCGTGG GTGAAACTGGCATCGGCAAGTCAACGTTGATGGACACTCTGTTCAACACCAAGTTTGAAAGTGAGCCTGCGACACACAACGAGCCTGGCGTGAGATTAAAAGCCAGGAGTTATGAGCTCCAGGAGAGTAATGTCCGTCTGAAGCTGACTATTGTTGACACGGTTGGATTTGGTGATCAAATTAACAAAGATGACAG CTACAAGCCCATAGTAGAATACATCGATGCACAGTTTGAAGCCTACTTGCAAGAGGAGCTGAAGATCAAACGATCCCTGTTCAATTACCACGACACCAGGATTCACGCCTGCCTGTATTTCATTGCACCAACTGGACACTCGCTGAAGTCTCTGGACTTGGTCACCATGAAGAAGCTTGACAGTAAG GTGAACATCATCCCCATCATTGCCAAGGCTGACACCATCGCCAAAAACGAGTTGCACAAGTTCAAGAGTAAAATCATGAGCGAGCTGGTCAGCAATGGCGTCCAGATCTACCAGTTCCCGACGGATGAAGAGACAGTGGCCGAGATAAATGCCACAATGAGC GTCCACCTTCCCTTCGCCGTAGTTGGCAGCACCGAAGAAGTGAAGATTGGCAATAAGATGGCCAAAGCCAGGCAGTACCCCTGGGGCGTTGTGCAGG TCGAAAATGAGAATCACTGTGACTTTGTGAAGCTGCGGGAGATGCTGATCCGAGTGAATATGGAGGACTTGAGGGAGCAGACGCACACCCGACACTACGAGCTGTACAGGCGCTGCAAGCTAGAGGAAATGGGATTCAAGGACACAGATCCAGACAGCAAGCCTTTCAG TCTCCAAGAGACTTATGAAGCAAAGAGGAACGAGTTCCTGGGTGAACTCCAGAAGAAGGAGGATGAAATGAGGCAGATGTTTGTCATGagagtgaaggaaaaggaagcagaattGAAAGAAGCTGAGAAAGAT CTCCATGAAAAGTTTGACCACCTAAAGAGGACTCaccaagaagagaagaaaaaggtggaagacaaaaagaaggaGCTTGAGGAAGAGCTGAACAACTTCCAAAAGaagaaggcagcagctcagctatTACAGTCACAGGCTCAGCAGGCAGGTTCTCAACAAACCAAGAAAGACAAGGACAAGAAAAA tGCAAGCTTCACATAA
- the SEPTIN11 gene encoding septin-11 isoform X1, whose amino-acid sequence MAVAVGRPANDDLRNLSLSGHVGFDSLPDQLVNKSTSQGFCFNILCVGETGIGKSTLMDTLFNTKFESEPATHNEPGVRLKARSYELQESNVRLKLTIVDTVGFGDQINKDDSYKPIVEYIDAQFEAYLQEELKIKRSLFNYHDTRIHACLYFIAPTGHSLKSLDLVTMKKLDSKVNIIPIIAKADTIAKNELHKFKSKIMSELVSNGVQIYQFPTDEETVAEINATMSVHLPFAVVGSTEEVKIGNKMAKARQYPWGVVQVENENHCDFVKLREMLIRVNMEDLREQTHTRHYELYRRCKLEEMGFKDTDPDSKPFSLQETYEAKRNEFLGELQKKEDEMRQMFVMRVKEKEAELKEAEKDLHEKFDHLKRTHQEEKKKVEDKKKELEEELNNFQKKKAAAQLLQSQAQQAGSQQTKKDKDKKKVFPFLPKKWRAMLTL is encoded by the exons AACGATGACCTTAGGAACCTGTCCCTCTCCGGCCACGTGGGCTTCGACAGCCTCCCTGATCAGCTGGTCAACAAGTCAACGTCACAGGGCTTCTGCTTCAACATCCTCTGCGTGG GTGAAACTGGCATCGGCAAGTCAACGTTGATGGACACTCTGTTCAACACCAAGTTTGAAAGTGAGCCTGCGACACACAACGAGCCTGGCGTGAGATTAAAAGCCAGGAGTTATGAGCTCCAGGAGAGTAATGTCCGTCTGAAGCTGACTATTGTTGACACGGTTGGATTTGGTGATCAAATTAACAAAGATGACAG CTACAAGCCCATAGTAGAATACATCGATGCACAGTTTGAAGCCTACTTGCAAGAGGAGCTGAAGATCAAACGATCCCTGTTCAATTACCACGACACCAGGATTCACGCCTGCCTGTATTTCATTGCACCAACTGGACACTCGCTGAAGTCTCTGGACTTGGTCACCATGAAGAAGCTTGACAGTAAG GTGAACATCATCCCCATCATTGCCAAGGCTGACACCATCGCCAAAAACGAGTTGCACAAGTTCAAGAGTAAAATCATGAGCGAGCTGGTCAGCAATGGCGTCCAGATCTACCAGTTCCCGACGGATGAAGAGACAGTGGCCGAGATAAATGCCACAATGAGC GTCCACCTTCCCTTCGCCGTAGTTGGCAGCACCGAAGAAGTGAAGATTGGCAATAAGATGGCCAAAGCCAGGCAGTACCCCTGGGGCGTTGTGCAGG TCGAAAATGAGAATCACTGTGACTTTGTGAAGCTGCGGGAGATGCTGATCCGAGTGAATATGGAGGACTTGAGGGAGCAGACGCACACCCGACACTACGAGCTGTACAGGCGCTGCAAGCTAGAGGAAATGGGATTCAAGGACACAGATCCAGACAGCAAGCCTTTCAG TCTCCAAGAGACTTATGAAGCAAAGAGGAACGAGTTCCTGGGTGAACTCCAGAAGAAGGAGGATGAAATGAGGCAGATGTTTGTCATGagagtgaaggaaaaggaagcagaattGAAAGAAGCTGAGAAAGAT CTCCATGAAAAGTTTGACCACCTAAAGAGGACTCaccaagaagagaagaaaaaggtggaagacaaaaagaaggaGCTTGAGGAAGAGCTGAACAACTTCCAAAAGaagaaggcagcagctcagctatTACAGTCACAGGCTCAGCAGGCAGGTTCTCAACAAACCAAGAAAGACAAGGACAAGAAAAA AGTCTTTCCCTTCCTACCCAAGAAGTGGCGAGCCATGCTTACCCTATGA
- the SEPTIN11 gene encoding septin-11 isoform X3 — MAVAVGRPANDDLRNLSLSGHVGFDSLPDQLVNKSTSQGFCFNILCVGETGIGKSTLMDTLFNTKFESEPATHNEPGVRLKARSYELQESNVRLKLTIVDTVGFGDQINKDDSYKPIVEYIDAQFEAYLQEELKIKRSLFNYHDTRIHACLYFIAPTGHSLKSLDLVTMKKLDSKVNIIPIIAKADTIAKNELHKFKSKIMSELVSNGVQIYQFPTDEETVAEINATMSVHLPFAVVGSTEEVKIGNKMAKARQYPWGVVQVENENHCDFVKLREMLIRVNMEDLREQTHTRHYELYRRCKLEEMGFKDTDPDSKPFSLQETYEAKRNEFLGELQKKEDEMRQMFVMRVKEKEAELKEAEKDLHEKFDHLKRTHQEEKKKVEDKKKELEEELNNFQKKKAAAQLLQSQAQQAGSQQTKKDKDKKNFFFM; from the exons AACGATGACCTTAGGAACCTGTCCCTCTCCGGCCACGTGGGCTTCGACAGCCTCCCTGATCAGCTGGTCAACAAGTCAACGTCACAGGGCTTCTGCTTCAACATCCTCTGCGTGG GTGAAACTGGCATCGGCAAGTCAACGTTGATGGACACTCTGTTCAACACCAAGTTTGAAAGTGAGCCTGCGACACACAACGAGCCTGGCGTGAGATTAAAAGCCAGGAGTTATGAGCTCCAGGAGAGTAATGTCCGTCTGAAGCTGACTATTGTTGACACGGTTGGATTTGGTGATCAAATTAACAAAGATGACAG CTACAAGCCCATAGTAGAATACATCGATGCACAGTTTGAAGCCTACTTGCAAGAGGAGCTGAAGATCAAACGATCCCTGTTCAATTACCACGACACCAGGATTCACGCCTGCCTGTATTTCATTGCACCAACTGGACACTCGCTGAAGTCTCTGGACTTGGTCACCATGAAGAAGCTTGACAGTAAG GTGAACATCATCCCCATCATTGCCAAGGCTGACACCATCGCCAAAAACGAGTTGCACAAGTTCAAGAGTAAAATCATGAGCGAGCTGGTCAGCAATGGCGTCCAGATCTACCAGTTCCCGACGGATGAAGAGACAGTGGCCGAGATAAATGCCACAATGAGC GTCCACCTTCCCTTCGCCGTAGTTGGCAGCACCGAAGAAGTGAAGATTGGCAATAAGATGGCCAAAGCCAGGCAGTACCCCTGGGGCGTTGTGCAGG TCGAAAATGAGAATCACTGTGACTTTGTGAAGCTGCGGGAGATGCTGATCCGAGTGAATATGGAGGACTTGAGGGAGCAGACGCACACCCGACACTACGAGCTGTACAGGCGCTGCAAGCTAGAGGAAATGGGATTCAAGGACACAGATCCAGACAGCAAGCCTTTCAG TCTCCAAGAGACTTATGAAGCAAAGAGGAACGAGTTCCTGGGTGAACTCCAGAAGAAGGAGGATGAAATGAGGCAGATGTTTGTCATGagagtgaaggaaaaggaagcagaattGAAAGAAGCTGAGAAAGAT CTCCATGAAAAGTTTGACCACCTAAAGAGGACTCaccaagaagagaagaaaaaggtggaagacaaaaagaaggaGCTTGAGGAAGAGCTGAACAACTTCCAAAAGaagaaggcagcagctcagctatTACAGTCACAGGCTCAGCAGGCAGGTTCTCAACAAACCAAGAAAGACAAGGACAAGAAAAA